A single genomic interval of Macaca nemestrina isolate mMacNem1 chromosome 14, mMacNem.hap1, whole genome shotgun sequence harbors:
- the LOC105487077 gene encoding alpha-1-acid glycoprotein 1, whose translation MALSWVLTVLSLLPLLEAQIPLCANLVPVPITNATLDRISGKWFYIASAFRNEEYNKSIHEIQATFFYFTPNKTEDTIFLREYQTRQNQCVYNTSYLNVQRENGTISRYEGGQEHFAHLLILRDMKTFMLAFEVNDEKNWGVSVYADKPETTEEQLGEFYEALDCLRIPRSDVVYTDQKKDKCEPLERQHEKEKKQEEGERQHEKEKKQEEGES comes from the exons ATGGCGCTGTCCTGGGTTCTTACAGTCCTGAGCCTCCTACCTCTGCTGGAAGCCCAGATTCCATTGTGTGCCAACCTAGTACCGGTGCCCATCACCAACGCCACCCTGGACCGG ATCTCTGGCAAGTGGTTTTATATTGCATCGGCCTTTCGAAACGAGGAGTACAATAAGTCGATTCACGAGATCCAAGCAACCTTCTTTTACTTTACCCCCAACAAGACAGAGGACACGATCTTTCTCAGAGAGTACCAGACCCG ACAGAACCAGTGCGTCTATAACACCAGCTACCTGAATGTCCAGCGGGAAAATGGGACCATCTCCAGATACG AGGGAGGCCAAGAGCATTTCGCTCACCTGCTGATCCTCAGGGACATGAAGACCTTCATGCTGGCTTTCGAAGTGAACGATGAGAAGAATTGGGGGGTGTCTGTCTATG CTGACAAGCCAGAGACGACCGAGGAGCAACTGGGTGAGTTCTACGAAGCTCTCGACTGCTTGCGCATTCCCAGGTCAGACGTCGTGTACACCGATCAGAAAAAG gataagtgtgagccactggagAGGCAGCACgagaaggagaagaaacaggaggagggggagaggcagcacgagaaggagaagaaacaggAGGAGGGGGAATCCTAG